A single genomic interval of Arthrobacter globiformis harbors:
- a CDS encoding ABC transporter ATP-binding protein, producing the protein MSTPLTALSIRGLAKRFGTKIAVDGISLDVPAGSFFGIVGPNGAGKTTTLSMATGLLRPDFGTAVVHGVDVWAQPLEAKKLMGILPDGVRLFDRLSGEQLVTYAGLLRGMEREVVAARVGELLAAMDLSQDAGTLVVDYSAGMTKKIALASALIHAPKVLVLDEPFESVDPVSAANIRDILDRYVATGGTVIVSSHVMDLVQRMCDHVAVIAGGRILAAGTVDQVRAGASLEERFVQLVGGRSRTEGLEWLRTF; encoded by the coding sequence ATGAGCACTCCCTTAACAGCCCTCTCGATCAGGGGGCTTGCCAAGCGCTTCGGCACCAAGATCGCCGTGGACGGCATCAGCCTTGACGTTCCCGCCGGTTCGTTCTTCGGCATTGTCGGGCCCAACGGTGCCGGCAAGACCACTACCCTGTCCATGGCCACGGGCCTTCTCCGCCCGGACTTCGGAACGGCGGTGGTCCACGGGGTGGACGTCTGGGCGCAGCCGCTGGAAGCCAAAAAGCTGATGGGCATCCTGCCCGACGGGGTGCGGCTCTTTGACCGGCTCAGCGGTGAGCAGCTGGTCACCTACGCCGGGCTGCTCCGTGGCATGGAAAGGGAGGTGGTGGCCGCCCGGGTGGGGGAGTTGCTCGCAGCCATGGACCTCAGCCAGGACGCGGGCACGCTCGTGGTGGATTACTCAGCCGGCATGACCAAGAAGATCGCGCTGGCCTCCGCGCTGATCCATGCGCCGAAGGTCCTCGTGCTGGATGAGCCCTTCGAATCCGTGGATCCCGTCTCCGCCGCCAACATCAGGGACATCCTGGACAGGTACGTGGCCACGGGCGGCACCGTGATCGTGTCCAGCCACGTGATGGACCTCGTGCAGCGGATGTGCGACCACGTCGCCGTGATCGCCGGTGGCCGGATCCTGGCCGCCGGAACGGTCGACCAGGTGCGTGCCGGAGCAAGCCTGGAGGAGCGGTTCGTGCAGCTCGTGGGCGGCAGGAGCCGGACGGAGGGGCTCGAATGGTTGCGCACCTTCTGA
- a CDS encoding NADH:flavin oxidoreductase/NADH oxidase, translating into MPALFQPLTLRSLELQHRGWVSPMCQYSCEPDEAPGVPNDWHLMHLGSFASGGAALILTEAAAVNAEGRISPRDAGLYNDEQAEGWERIVHFVHRHGVAGTKIGAQLAHAGRKASTYWPFSGRSGSVPASDGGWETVGPGAQAFNGYAPPAAMTEDDIQRVIADFAAAATRAVDIGFDTIELHGAHGYLLHQFQSPLINDRADSWGGNAEGRNRLTLAVIDAVRNVIPESMPLLLRISATDWAEGGIGVEDSVRLAAQAAERGVDLIDVSSGGAVAHQQIHPGPGYQTEFAARIRRETGVATGAVGLLTSPGQAEHVVATGQADGVFIARAALRDPHWWLRAAFELGHDLRWAPQYERAVPRRTF; encoded by the coding sequence GTGCCCGCGCTGTTCCAGCCCCTGACGCTGCGCTCCCTGGAACTGCAGCACCGCGGCTGGGTTTCGCCGATGTGCCAGTACAGCTGCGAACCTGACGAGGCCCCCGGAGTGCCCAACGACTGGCACCTCATGCACCTCGGATCGTTTGCCTCCGGGGGAGCGGCCCTCATCCTGACCGAGGCTGCGGCAGTCAACGCCGAAGGGCGCATCAGCCCGCGCGACGCGGGGCTGTACAACGACGAGCAGGCGGAAGGCTGGGAGCGGATCGTCCACTTCGTGCACCGCCACGGAGTCGCCGGGACCAAGATCGGTGCCCAGCTCGCCCATGCCGGACGCAAAGCCTCCACGTACTGGCCGTTTTCCGGCCGGAGCGGATCGGTTCCGGCGTCCGACGGCGGCTGGGAGACAGTGGGACCGGGAGCCCAGGCGTTCAACGGCTACGCGCCGCCCGCGGCCATGACGGAGGATGACATCCAGCGCGTCATCGCGGATTTTGCCGCCGCAGCGACCCGCGCCGTCGACATCGGCTTCGACACCATCGAGCTGCACGGCGCCCACGGCTATCTCCTGCACCAGTTCCAAAGCCCGTTGATCAACGACCGCGCTGACTCCTGGGGCGGCAATGCTGAGGGACGGAACCGGCTGACGCTGGCTGTCATCGACGCTGTCCGCAATGTCATCCCGGAGTCCATGCCGCTGCTGCTGCGCATTTCGGCAACCGACTGGGCGGAGGGCGGAATCGGAGTCGAGGACTCGGTCCGGCTGGCCGCGCAGGCCGCCGAGCGGGGCGTGGACCTGATCGACGTGTCCAGCGGCGGGGCCGTGGCGCACCAGCAGATCCACCCGGGACCGGGGTACCAGACCGAATTTGCAGCCCGGATCCGCCGCGAAACAGGAGTCGCCACCGGCGCCGTCGGGCTGCTGACGTCCCCCGGGCAGGCCGAACATGTGGTGGCCACCGGACAGGCCGACGGCGTCTTCATCGCCCGGGCGGCACTGCGGGATCCGCACTGGTGGCTGCGGGCCGCCTTTGAACTCGGCCACGACCTGCGCTGGGCGCCGCAGTATGAACGGGCCGTGCCGCGCCGCACGTTCTGA
- a CDS encoding tetratricopeptide repeat protein has protein sequence MSSPASRPVPSAASQLNLRGAVDLSSLKQRPAPPAPPSNAAAGDSQQAAGVAGGGPALRVDVTEANFQSLIELSAQVPVVFALWAAYSPESTGVLDALDRIIQSYGGRLVLAAADIEAFPQLAQAFQVQAVPTAVAVLKGQPVPLFQGGADEEQIRPLLDELLTVAAANGVTGNVGGGAGTSEDPAPAALPPLHQKAFDAIEEGDYAAAAAAYRQALAEMPADAEAKAGLAQVELMERLQSLSGPEGEALRQLAADEPDNLTAQLGLADLDLAGGHVEDALNRVVAFIGRNFGPERESARVRLLELFEVVGTTDERVGKARQALARVLF, from the coding sequence ATGAGTTCGCCAGCTTCCCGCCCTGTCCCTTCAGCCGCGAGCCAGCTTAACCTTCGCGGCGCCGTCGATCTCTCCTCCCTCAAGCAGCGCCCGGCGCCGCCCGCGCCTCCGAGCAACGCTGCCGCCGGTGATTCCCAGCAGGCCGCCGGTGTGGCCGGCGGCGGACCCGCCCTCCGGGTGGACGTCACCGAGGCGAACTTCCAGAGCCTTATTGAGCTGTCCGCCCAGGTGCCCGTGGTATTTGCCCTCTGGGCCGCCTATTCGCCCGAATCCACCGGCGTGCTGGATGCCCTTGACCGGATTATCCAGAGCTACGGCGGCCGGCTGGTCCTCGCCGCTGCAGACATCGAAGCATTCCCGCAGCTGGCCCAGGCGTTCCAAGTGCAGGCCGTTCCCACTGCCGTCGCCGTGCTCAAAGGCCAGCCGGTTCCGCTCTTCCAGGGTGGCGCCGACGAGGAGCAGATCCGCCCACTGCTGGACGAACTTCTCACGGTTGCCGCCGCCAACGGGGTGACCGGCAACGTTGGAGGCGGCGCAGGTACATCCGAAGACCCCGCCCCTGCCGCTCTGCCGCCGCTTCACCAGAAAGCCTTCGACGCCATCGAAGAGGGTGACTATGCCGCTGCGGCCGCTGCCTACCGGCAGGCGCTCGCCGAGATGCCGGCTGATGCGGAGGCCAAGGCTGGCCTGGCGCAGGTGGAACTCATGGAACGCCTGCAGAGCCTTTCCGGACCCGAGGGCGAGGCACTGCGCCAGCTCGCCGCGGATGAACCCGACAACCTCACGGCCCAGCTGGGCCTTGCTGACCTTGATCTCGCCGGCGGCCACGTGGAGGATGCCCTGAACCGCGTGGTCGCGTTCATCGGCAGGAACTTCGGCCCGGAACGCGAGTCCGCCCGCGTGCGCCTGCTCGAGCTGTTCGAAGTTGTTGGAACCACGGACGAACGGGTGGGCAAGGCCCGCCAGGCTCTGGCACGGGTGCTGTTTTAG